One window of the Perca flavescens isolate YP-PL-M2 chromosome 5, PFLA_1.0, whole genome shotgun sequence genome contains the following:
- the lox gene encoding protein-lysine 6-oxidase yields MKELSPDALLLSFAHLCFLCSFLDGARAQEAAGDDDALRRGLTWQHNGQVFSILSRGSQYQPSGRRQPGPPRRVNPVVLLSSANDTVPAASRGSPRVPVTSGTAQLRAMMRQQPRPQQQQQPSGSDGDSAPVRREDMMVGDDPYNPYKASNYYPYYNYYNSYYRPGPRAQPRHGYGTSYHQNGLPDLVPDPYYIQIATYIQRMPMYNLRCAAEENCLASSSVSSHDYDTRVLLRFPQRVKNQGTTDFLPSKPRYAWEWHSCHNHFHSMDEFSLYELLDSQTHSQVAEGHKASFCLEDTSCDPGYYRRFACTSHTQGLSPGCYDTYNADIDCQWIDITDVSPGRYILKVTVNPRQQVPESNFNNNVVRCDVQYTGTAAHVSGCTMTSY; encoded by the exons ATGAAGGAACTCTCTCCCGACGCCTTGCTGCTGTCTTTTGCGCATTTATGTTTCCTCTGTAGTTTTCTGGACGGGGCTCGCGCTCAGGAGGCTGCAGGTGATGATGATGCGCTTCGGCGGGGGTTGACATGGCAACACAACGGGCAGGTTTTTAGCATCCTGAGCCGCGGCTCTCAGTACCAGCCGTCCGGTAGGAGGCAGCCCGGACCGCCCCGCCGTGTTAACCCTGTAGTCCTCCTCAGCAGCGCTAACGACACGGTCCCCGCCGCTTCCCGGGGCTCCCCGCGTGTCCCCGTCACCAGCGGCACTGCGCAATTACGCGCGATGATGCGTCAACAGCCGCggcctcagcagcagcagcagccgtccGGCAGCGACGGAGACTCTGCCCCGGTCAGACGGGAGGACATGATGGTCGGAGATGATCCATACAACCCATACAAGGCTTCTAACTATTACCCCTATTATAACTACTACAACTCGTACTACAGACCCGGACCCAGGGCTCAGCCCCGGCACGGATACGGAACCAGCTACCACCAGAACG GTCTCCCTGATCTGGTTCCTGACCCATACTACATCCAGATCGCCACCTACATCCAGAGAATGCCCATGTACAACCTCCGCTGTGCTGCTGAGGAGAACTGCCTCGCCTC ctcctccgtGTCCTCCCACGATTATGACACCAGAGTTTTGTTGAGGTTTCCTCAGAGGGTGAAGAACCAGGGAACCACTGACTTCCTGCCCAGTAAACCTCGATATGCCTGGGAGTGGCACAGCTGTCACAA TCACTTCCACAGCATGGACGAGTTCAGCCTGTACGAGCTGCTGGACTCCCAAACTCATAGCCAGGTAGCCGAGGGTCACAAGGCCAGCTTCTGTCTGGAGGACACTTCCTGTGACCCGGGATACTACCGCCGCTTCGCCTGCACCTCACACACGCAG ggttTGAGTCCAGGTTGTTATGACACCTACAACGCTGACATTGACTGTCAGTGGATCGACATCACTGACGTCTCTCCTGGAAGATACATCCTCAAG GTGACAGTAAACCCCCGGCAGCAGGTTCCAGAGTCCAACTTCAACAACAACGTAGTTCGCTGTGACGTCCAGTACACCGGCACCGCCGCTCACGTGTCCGGATGCACCATGACATC CTACTGA